One window of the Nicotiana tabacum cultivar K326 chromosome 4, ASM71507v2, whole genome shotgun sequence genome contains the following:
- the LOC142180085 gene encoding uncharacterized protein LOC142180085 — MGAAGISVQLIQLKQIIRHWWYAQCCPKLKPLFQAVPAIITWELWKRRNAGKHGGSMSTNRVIHEINRTLHQLGRVRYAWIPNIPLLWPDMIQYCEGCKPILITTRVTWQLPCHGWYKCNTDGASKGNPRPSSLGFCVRDDEGDVVYARAVDLGVTTNVVAEAKAILQGLEYCVEHDFHPLILETDSLVLVGKDLCLQDNKKAQAGLCLAKSS; from the exons ATGGgggctgctggaatttctgtGCAATTGATTCAATTGAAGCAGATTATAAGGCATTGGTGGTATGCTCAGTGTTGTCCGAAATTAAAGCCACTATTTCAAGCAGTACCAGCTATCATCACTTGGGAGCTGTGGAAGAGAAGAAATGCAGGTAAACATGGTGGTTCAATGTCTacaaatagggtgattcatgagaTAAATAGGACATTGCATCAACTTGGAAGGGTGAGGTAtgcttggatccctaatattccaTTGTTATGGCCAGACATGATTCAATACTGTGAAGGATGTAAACCTATATTGATCACTACAAGAGTAACATGGCAGCTTCCTTGTCATGGTTGGTACAAATGTAATACTGATGGAGCTTCAAAGGGCAATCCTAGACCTAGCTCCCTAGGCTTTTGTGTGAGGGATGATGAAGGTGATGTGGTGTATGCTAGGGCAGTAGACCTGGGAGTTACAACTAATGTGGTGGCTGAAGCTAAGGCTATTCTTCAAGGGTTGGAATATTGTGTGGAGCATGATTTTCACCCTCTCATACTGGAGACTGAttcattg GTTCTAGTAGGGAAGGATCTGTGCTTACAAGATAACAAAAAGGCACAGgctggcctttgccttgcaaagtCTTCTTAA
- the LOC142180086 gene encoding uncharacterized protein LOC142180086 — MSPTIEVEHLIRTGSDHAPLLMTCGVQTTKFVKPFRFLNFWTKHATFMDVVRQNWEADFIGDPFLMFKQKIKRVKAALSKWNRETFGDIFKQLAILEDIVTVKEMLFEEEPTTENRIVLQKARSELKKYLNIEEQYWKKKAGMNCGVWIEDQEQLATAAVDFYQKQFTNEGDASEFPLLNNVPSMVTMDQNLELSRLPTIEEEVRAAVFELSGESASGPDGFTSLFY, encoded by the exons ATGTCGCCAACTATTGAAGTTGAGCATCTAATCAGAACTGGATCAGATCATGCACCATTGCTAATGACATGTGGGGTGCAGACAACCAAGTTTGTCAAGCCTTTCAGATTCTTGAACTTTTGGACAAAGCATGCTACATTTATGGATGTGGTGAGGCAGAATTGGGAAGCTGATTTCATAGGGGATCCGTTTCTGATGTTCAAGCAGAAAATCAAGAGGGTGAAGGCAGCACTCTCAAAATGGAATAGGGAAACATTTGGTGATATCTTCAAGCAACTGGCTATTTTGGAGGACATTGTTACGGTAAAGGAGATGTTGTTTGAAGAAGAGCCTACAACTGAGAATAGGATTGTGCTTCAAAAGGCTCGATCTGAATTGAAGAAATACTTAAATATTGAAGAGCAGTATTGGAAGAAAAAAGCTGGGATGAATTG TGGGGTATGGATTGAAGACCAGGAGCAATTGGCTACAGCTGCAGTGGACTTCTATCAAAAACAATTCACAAATGAAGGTGATGCTTCTGAATTTCCCTTGCTCAATAATGTACCTTCAATGGTCACTATGGATCAGAATTTGGAACTTAGTAGATTGccaacaattgaagaagaagtaaGGGCAGCAGTTTTTGAGCTTAGTGGGGAGAGTGCTAGTGGCCCTGATGGATTCACTAGCTTGTTTTATTAA